In the Colletotrichum lupini chromosome 1, complete sequence genome, one interval contains:
- a CDS encoding OPT oligopeptide transporter — protein MPVPLTDAIVVGGLNPVEGKIVSVPSHQAINEKVSIDESGVGKELASEIQAIPATTTSDDGNHEKDDNSDNAIIITGADAARYLLPLRDDFDPALTFRSMFLATCLSAFQAVMSQIYTFKPTAVTISGTFIVLIGYFVGKAWSKVFPRGDKLEARWRQDHPEGELPAYVKIFKFLNPGPWGLKEHAICSITATSASNAAASIQVFAAQDLFYDLPLSPTTVVLTVISIGLFGYGICGVMRPIAVWHVDAVYWSTLPTVKTLQGLHWQDLKNSKPLRWFWYSFAGMFVYEFFPAYIFPWLNSVSIPCLAAMNATGSKAAVLTNLFGGSINNEGLGLFSLSFDWQYITSFNTSLPLTLQAHSAIGFFICFLAMIGIYYTNAWDAKSQPFMSTRLRSEDGTAYPIAKVFTGGVLNQDALAKYGIPRLTGSFAYAMFMANAAIGALVAHCFFFWGGDVKRAYQSAKSGRYDDRHHDHMTKHYKETPWWWYVIVLVVSFVLGLVVVTTQNVTLPAWAYVVSLLLGIFIAPLSTILYSRFGNGIATNNLSKMLAGLILPERPIGNMYFAAWSHNVISNAVNLSNDLKMGEYLKIPPRVMFLTQIYGTIIGGFINYAVMISIVNGNRELLVDSDGNSSWSGATMQSYNTNATSWALAKYLYKTGGKYALVPIGLGIGFSVVIVHRIIAYFIPKIRGYSLYDINLPQLIQYAGYIPYNASQTCVLFSSLISGFFVQFYLRNYRPRIFKDYSYLVTGAFDGASLTVLFILSFAVFGAGGPSVPFPTWWGNNADGYYDHCPAAE, from the exons ATGCCGGTGCCATTGACAGATGCCATCGTGGTGGGGGGGCTGAATCCCGTAGAGGGCAAAATTGTTTCGGTCCCCTCTCACCAAGCCATCAACGAGAAAGTCAGCATCGACGAGTCAGGGGTTGGAAAGGAACTGGCTTCCGAAATCCAAGCCATTCCGGCAACTACGACATCCGACGATGGGAACCACGAGAAGGACGACAACAGCGACAAtgccatcatcatcaccgGTGCCGACGCTGCCCGATACTTACTGCCGCTCCGAGATGACTTCGACCCTGCGTTGACCTTTCGGAGTATGTTTCTGGCAACTTGCCTCTCGGCTTTCCAGGCTGTCATGAGTCAAATCTACACT TTCAAACCGACCGCCGTCACCATTTCCGGAACTTTCATCGTTCTCATCGGCTACTTCGTGGGCAAGGCGTGGTCCAAGGTCTTCCCTCGTGGTGATAAGCTTGAAGCTCGTTGGAGGCAGGACCATCCCGAAGGCGAACTTCCGGCGTACGTCAAGATCTTCAAATTTCTCAACCCGGGTCCCTGGGGGCTGAAAGAACATGCGATCTGCTCCATCACAGCCACATCTGCGTCCAATGCCGCCGCTAGTATCCAGGTATTTGCGGCACAAGATCTCTTTTACGACTTGCCTCTGAGTCCGACCACCGTTGTCTTGACCGTCATCTCCATTGGCCTCTTTGGCTACGGCATTTGTGGTGTCATGCGCCCCATCGCCGTGTGGCATGTCGATGCTGTCTATTGGAGCACTCTCCCTACAGTAAAGACCCTCCAAGGTCTTCATTGGCAGGATTTGAAGAACTCCAAGCCTCTGCGTTGGTTCTGGTACAGTTTCGCAGGAATGTTTGTTTACGAATTCTTCCCGGCATACATCTTTCCATGGCTGAACTCCGTTTCCATTCCATGCCTCGCTGCCATGAACGCCACAGGTTCAAAGGCTGCTGTTCTTACGAACCTTTTTGGCGGCTCTATCAACAATGAAGGTTTAGGCCTCTTCTCTCTGTCTTTCGACTGGCAATAT ATTACTTCATTCAACACTTCACTTCCTCTGACTCTGCAGGCTCACTCTGCTATTGGCTTCTTCATTTGCTTCCTTGCAATGATTGGAATCTACTACACAAACGCCTGGGATGCCAAGTCGCAGCCTTTCATGTCGACGCGACTGCGATCTGAGGACGGTACTGCTTATCCCATTGCCAAGGTTTTCACTGGCGGTGTGCTCAACCAGGACGCCCTCGCCAAGTATGGCATCCCAAGGCTCACAGGCAGTTTTGCGTACGCGATGTTCATGGCCAACGCGGCG ATTGGGGCGCTGGTTGCCCATTGCTTCTTTTTCTGGGGCGGAGACGTCAAGAGGGCGTATCAGAGCGCAAAGAGTGGTAGATATGATGATCGCCATCACGATCATATGACCAAACACTACAAGGAGACCCCTTGGTGGTGGTACGTCATTGTACTCGTCGTCAGCTTCGTTCTTGGCCTCGTTGTTGTCACGACACAGAACGTCACGCTTCCAGCCTGGGCATATGTCGTGTCCCTGCTTCTGGGAATTTTCATCGCGCCGTTG AGCACAATTCTTTACTCTCGTTTCGGTAATGGAATTGCTACGAACAACTTATCGAAGATGCTGGCAGGTCTCATCCTTCCTGAGCGTCCCATTGGCAACATGTATTTTGCCGCTTGGTCGCACAACGTCATCTCGAATGCTGTTAATCTTTCCAACGACCTGAAGATGGGAGAATACC TGAAAATCCCACCTCGTGTTATGTTCCTCACCCAAATCTACGGTACTATCATTGGCGGTTTCATCAACTACGCAGTCATGATCTCTATTGTGAACGGAAATCGAGAGCTTCTCGTGGACAGCGATGGCAACAGTTCTTGGAGCGGTGCAACGATGCAATCGTACAACACCAACGCCACATCCTGGGCGCTGGCGAAGTACCTGTACAAGACTGGGGGCAAGTATGCTCTTGTGCCGATTGGCCTAGGTATCGGCTTTAGCGTTGTCATTGTCCACCGTATCATTGCATAC TTTATCCCCAAAATCCGGGGTTACTCCctgtacgatattaacttgcCCCAACTCATCCAATATGCGGGCTATATTCCGTACAATGCATCTCAAACTTGCGTACTCTTCAGCTCGCTGATCAGTGGTTTCTTCGTTCAATTCTACCTTCGCAACTACCGCCCTCGCATCTTCAAGGACTACTCGTACCTTGTCACCGGTGCATTCGACGGAGCTAGTCTTACTGTACTCTTCATCCTGTCGTTTGCGGTGTTCGGCGCCGGTGGCCCCTCTGTCCCCTTCCCGACATGGTGGGGCAACAATGCCGATGGTTACTACGATCACTGCCCAGCAGCTGAGTAA